GCGAACCAGCTCCAGATCCTGCAGGCGCAGCCACTGGCCCGCGAACCGGGGTCCCAGGGAAGCCGCGCGCGGATCGGCCAGCATGCGCCGCACCTGTGCTTCCAGGACCTGGTCCCGTGAAAGCGCGCCTTCCCGCGCCAGCGCCATCAGCTCGTCGTCCGGGGGCGTGCCCCAGAGGAAGAAGGACAGCCGCGAAGCCAGATCCACGTCGCCGATCCGGAAGGTCTCGCCCGGCTGGATGTCGGCCGGCGCCTCCTCCATGCGGAACACGAAGTGCGGGCTCGCCAGGATGGCCGTCAGCGCGGCGCCGATGCCCGCCTCGAAGCCGCCCTCCGCCTCGCCGGTGCGGTAGAAGGCCATGAGCGGCGCGATGTCGCGCTCGAGCAGGGGCCGGCGGTACGCCTTGCCGGCAAGCTCCGTCAGGATGCTGCGCGCGCAGCTCTCGCTCTCCTGCGCCAACTCGGGGCGGCAGGTGAAGATCCGTTGACGGCTCGGGGTCTCCGAGACGCCGGACGCGTCGATGGGCCCGCCGATCACCAGGTCCCGAAGGTGTGGAAGCAGCGTCAACCCGTAGCCGCTGATGCCCGTGTGCCGGTCCGCCAGCGACCATTCGTGGGGCGACATGAGGTCTTCCACCGGTCCCTCCGTGCGCTTGACGAACGCCGCGGTCACCCGCTGCGGCCCGGCGCGCACGAAGACCGGATCCGTGCGCATGGAGATGCCTTCCGGATCGGAAATGTGCATCCACTGGTCCACGTCCAGCAGCGCCACCCGCTCGCCGTTGATCGAGACCTCGAGCTGCTCGAAGCGGGCGATCTGGCCGAAGAAGCCCTCGCCCGTGGTGGTGTGCTCGAAGACGATGCGGAACTGGTAGGTGCCGTCAGCGGGGAAGTGGTGAACCACGCTCACGCCGCCGCGCGTGCCGTAGGGCGCCCCGGGCACCCGCTCGCTCTGGGAGACGTAGCCGGAGACCGTGTAGGTCCGCTCGGCGGGCTGGGCGCCGGGGTTGCCGATGGCCAGGCGGCTGATCTGGTTGGCCGCGTTCATGTACGCGTCGAGGAGCGTGGGCGAGAGCAGCTGCGCCTCGGAGATGTTGTCGAAGTTCGCGCTCTTGGTGTCGGGCGGCAGATAGTCACCGGCGTCGATGCGCAGGTTCAGGAGGTCCTCGATCGACCTTGCGTACTCGGCCTGGTTGAGCCGTTGGAAGGTGCGTCCGCCGGGGTTGGGCGCCTCGCGCGCGGCCGCGTCCATCCTCGCCTCCAGCTCCTCCACCAGCGCCACGAGGGTGTCGCCCGCGGGCCGGGGCATCCCGGGGGGAGGCATCATCCCCGCACGCAGCTTGAGGATCATCTTCTCCGCGGTCTCGGGCCGCGACGGCGCCTGCTCCACGTCGAACCCGGCGAGCGAAAGATTGCCCGTCAGGAGCGCGTCGTTGTGGCACACCTGGCAGTAGCGCTGCACCACGGCGGTAAGGGTGGCTGGCGCGATGGAGGTGTGGGCGAAGTCCGCAACCGGCGCGTGGGAAGCTCCGTCCAACGCGGCCCGGCCCGGGGACACACCGGTGTCGGTGACCGTGTCGAGGTCTCCGAAGGTTCCCAGTACAACCGATATCAGGCCCAGCAGTCCGACAGTCGTGACGTTTTTCACCGTGCTTCGCCCGTTGGATGCCGCTGCGTCTTCAGCAGGACTGGCAGTTGTTGTTGTTCAGGGAACCGAACGACTCCAGCAGCGCGATCGCGTCCGGATAGGGCGTGGTGCGCTGGTAGGGCCCGTTAGCCATGTCGGCGGTCGTCTGGCCGATGCGGCTGATCGCCATCACGTCCGCGCCGCGTTCCACCAGGAAGCGGATCATCTCGGTGTCTCCGCGGGAAGCCGCGTGATGCAGCGCGTTGTAGGCGTCGTGATCACGCACGTTCACGTCCGCCCCCAACTCATCCACCAGGTAGCGCATCGCGGGCATCCAGCCGTCGGGCGCGTGGCGGTGGGCGTTGGCCGCGAACCCCTGCCCGTAGCCGACACCGGAAGCCGCGTGAATGGGATAGATGCCCGGGCCGCCGACCGGCACTGCGGGAATCCCCGACTTGTCCGCGCCCGGATCCTCGTCCCAGGCGATGCGGCGGCGCGGAGGCGGTCGCTGCGTCGGCACGCGGTGGTCGGCCCCGTACGCGACCAGCAGCCGCATCGCTGCGACGTCGGCCGCGTAGGAGGCGCGCCAGAAGGGCGTTGCGCCGATCATGTTGACGCTCAGGATGCTCCCGCCGTACTGGGTGAACCAGAGCCGCTTGGAGAGCCGCGTGTTCGGGTCGGCCCCCGCCCGCAGGAGCGCCTCCATGACCTCCATGTGGGTGGCGTGCTGCTGGAGGTGAACGTTGGGCTGGGCGTACCCGGTCTTGGGGATCCACTGCTGGTTGATGGTGGCGAAGAGGGGCGTGCCGCCCGCGTGGTTGGCCAGGTTCGGGTCGGCGCCGCGCTCCAGCAGCGCGAGGGCCATGTCGAAGTGGCCGTTCAGGGCGGCGATGAAGATGGGCGTGGTCCCGTCCGCGCTGACCTGATCGATGTCGCTGCCTGCGTCGAGAAGCGCCTCGACGGCCCCGGCGTGACCCTGGCGCGCCGCGTGCAGCAGGGCGGTCATGCCGCCCATGTGCCCGACCTGCTGCCCCATGGAGAGGGGCTTGGGCGCCTCGGCCGGCTTCTCTTCCTCTTCGCCCTCTTCCTTCTGTTCCTGCGCCGCCCTGGCGGCGAGCTGGGCGTTGATCTGCTGGCGCACTCGGTCCTGTTCGCCGCCGCGGAGCGACTCCTCCAGCTCGACCATATCCACCACCGTGGTGGCGAGCGACGGGTCGGCCCCTCCCGCGATCAGCGCCCGGATCGCCTCCACCCGGTTCTGCGCCGCGGCGAAGATGAGCGGCGTCTGCTCGGCCCGCTGCTCGCGCGCGTCCACGTCGGCCCCGTGCTCGATGAGCGCGGCGACCGCTTCCGCATCACCCGCGGCGGCCGCCAGGTGCAGCGCGGTGGCGCCGCCGCTGCCGGTAGGCGCCGCCGGGTCGCTCCCCGCCTCGAGCAGGGCGCGCACCACCGCCCCGTGGCCCGCCCGGCTGGCCAGGTGCAGTGGCGTGTACTCGGCCATGCGGGTCACCGCCTCCAGGCCGGCGCCCGCGTAGACGAGCATGCGGGCCATTTCGAGGTCGCCGCGGTCGGCCGCCCAGTGGAGCGCGGTCATGCCGTCGCCCTGGGCGGCGTTGACGTCGGCCCCCTGCTGGAGCAGCGCGCGCACCGACCCTTGATCGCCGCGCATGGCCGCGTCTGCGACCGGCGAGTCCGGCGGCGTCGCCGCCGAAACCAGGAGGGCCAGGACCAGGGCGGCCACGAGCGCCCCGGGCCTTCGCGTATCCATTCTCCCCGCTCCCGCTTTCATTCCCTTTTCGCGCATCCTCTCTCTCATCTGCTCTCCAGTGTGCGCGTCATATCCTCGAATACGTGAGTCTCGACGGTCGCCCTCGCGTCCGCCTATCTGCTGGAGCTGCTTGCGTCGGCGGCCGCCACCGCTGGCAGCGACAGTGCGAATTCGCCGGTGCTGTCCCCGAAGTCCTCCAGGTCGTCCAGCCCAAGCTTGTGCAGCATGGTGAGCATCACGTTGGCCATGGGCGTGTCGTCGGGGGCGTGCAGGTGCAGGTTGCCCTCGAGCTGGCCGTTGGCCTTGCCGGCGAGGAACATGGGCACCCGCCGGTGGTTGTGGACGTTGGGGTCGCCCATGGGCGATCCGTACAGCACCATGCTGCGGTCGAGCAGGCTCGCGTCCCCGTCCATCGACTCGTCCATCTTCTCCAGCAGGTACAGCATCTGACCCGTGAAGAACTCGTTGAACTGCTGGAACTTGAGGATCTCCTCGTGGTTGTTGCCGTGGTGCGACGTGGGATGGAACGGCAGATCCAGGCCGCTCTCCGGATACACCCGGTTGGTGGCGTCGCGCGAGAGCTTCAGGGTGAAGACCCGGGTCATGTCGGTCTGGAAGGCCAGCACCTGCAGGTCGAACATGAGCTGCAGATGCTCGGTGAAGGAGTCGGGGACGCCCGCCGGGGCTTCCGGCAGCGCCCGCTCCTGGCCGCTCGCGTTCTGCTCCTCGATCATCTGAATGCGGCGCTCGAGTTCGCGCACGTTGTCCAGGTACTGCTCCAGCCGCACCCGGTCCTCGCCGGCCAGCACCATCCTCAGCTCGGCCACCTCGCCCGCGATCCAGTCCAGGATGCTGCGGTTGGCCTGCCGCCGCTCGGCGCGCGCCTCGGGGGTTCCGCCCGCTCCGAAGAGCATGTCGAAGGCCACCCGCGGGTCGCGGATCATCGGCAGCGGCTCGGTGGGGGAGGCCCAGCTCAGGGTGTCGGTGTATACGCAGGCGTAGCCGTAGGCGCATCCGCCCGCCTGATCCACGTTCTCGATGCAGAGTTGCATCGATGGAATGGGCGTCTCCTGGCCGAAGCGCTGCGCGAACAACTGGTCCATCGACGTTCCCACGAAGACGTCCGATCCCTCGGTCTGTTTCGCGTGCGCCTGGGTGAGGAAGGTCGCGCTCGAGCGGAAGTGATCCCCGCCGATCTCGGGCGAGGTGTAGGCGTCCGCCATGCGCACGTCCGTGTTGCTCACGATGGTGAGGTAGTCCTGGAAGGGGGCGAGCGACTTCATGGCCGTGGGGCTCAGGTCGAAGTCGCGGCCGGTCTTCGCGGGCGACCACAGGTTCTGGGTCGCTCCCCACTCCGTGCACCCGGAGGCGCCGTGCACGATCTCGACGGCGATGAAGCGGGTCTTCTCCAGGTTGGCCGAAGCCCGGGCCCATCCCGCGCCCGCGGGCACCATGGCGTCCAGGAGCGGGAGCGCGAGGGATCCGCCCATCCCGCGCAGGAAGGTACGCCGGTGGATGTGTTTGCCGGTGAGGAAGTTCATCAGTTTGCCTCCCAGGACGTTCAGCCCTTCTTCAGTTGGATGACGTCTCCTCCGTGAGGAGCGCATCCGTACGCTTCATGGAGAATGCGTCGCTCTGGACCACGCCCAGTATGAACGACGACATCCGGTAGTCGTTGGCCTCCGCCTCGCGCGTGATCTCGCGGATCGCAGGCTGGTCGTAATGCATGACGCGGCGCCCGAGCGCGTACGCCATCAGGTTCTTGGCAAAGGCGCGCACGATCGGAATGGGGCGTTTGAGGAGCACGTCGCGCAGGTCGCCCGGGCTCGCCACGGTGGTTCCGTCGTAGAAGGTGCCGCGGGTGTCGAGCGGCATCCCGTACTCGCGCACCCGCCACTCCCCGGTCACGTCGAAGTTGTCGAGCGCCAGCCCGATGGGATCCATGAACTGGTGGCAGGCCTGGCACACCGGGCTGGCCCGATGCTTCTCCATGCGCTCGCGCGTGGTCAGGACCTTGCCCTCCTCGGTGCCTTCGGTGGCCTCGAGCGCCGGAACGTCGGGCGGAGGAGGCGGAGGCGGGGAGTCCAGAAGCACTTCCATGACCCACTTGCCGCGCAGCACGGGCGACGTGCGGTTCGCCATCGAGGTGAGCATGAGGATGCTGCCCTGCCCGAGGAGCCCGCTGCGGCGGTCGTCCGGGTACGCGACGCGCCGGAAGCTGTTGCCTGCGACATCGGGGATGCCGTAGTGGGCGGCGAGCCGCTCGTTCACGAAGGTGTAGTCCGCGGTGAGGATTTCGAGCAGGCTGCGGTCCTCCTGCACCAGATTCTGGAAGAAGAGTTCCGTCTCGCGCCTCATCGCGTCCGACAGCGTCAGATCGAAGTATGGGAAGGTGTAGATGTCCGGCGCCACCTTGTCCAGGTCCTGCAGGCGCAGCCACTGCGATGCGAAGCGGGTCGAGAGCGCTTCGGAGCGGGGATCCGCCAGCATGCGCTGCACCTGTCGCTCGAGTTCATCCTCGTCGTCGAGCCTCCCGCGGCGCGCCGCCTCCATCAGCTCGTCATCCGGAGGAGAGCCCCAGAGGAAGAAGGACAGCCGCGAGGCGACGGCGGCCCCGTCGAGCTCGTATTGCTCGCCGGCGCGCGTGCCCGAGGGCGGCTCCTCGAAGCGGAAGACGAAGTGCGGGCTGGCCAGCAGCGCCTGAAGCGCGAAGCGAATGCCGCGTTCGAAACCTCCCTCATCGGCTCCGATCTCGTAGAAGGCCATCAGGTCGGCGATGTCGCTCTCGGTGGCGGGACGCCGGTAGGCGTCGGTGGCCAGGCGCGAGAAGATGCTGCGGGCGCACGTGGGCGCCTCTTCCGGAGAGGTTGGACGGCAACTGAAGATCTTCTGCCGGCTCGGCGTCTCCGATACGCCCGTAACGTTGTTGGGGCCACGCACCGCGAACTCGCGCAGGTGCGGCACCGTGGTGAGCGCCAGGTCGGGCCAGCCGCTGTTGACGGCGCGGCCGAGAGGCGCGCGCACTTCCTCCACCGGCCCCTCGAAGGTCCTGACGAACGAGGCGGAAACGCTGCGGGGACCGGCGCGCACGAAGATGGGGTCGGTGACCATCTCCCGGCCCTGCTGCTCGTTCTCCGTTCCTCCGCGCAGGTTCACGTCCAGGAGGGCCACCCGCTCGCCGTCGAAGGAGACCTCGATCTTCTCGCCGGTCGCCCTGCCGCCCACGCCGTGGAACTGCATCCAGAACACGTATTCCCCGTCCGCCGGGAAGGTGTGGTTGATGGCGATGCCGCCACGCGACCCGTATGGCGTGCCCTCCACGTGGACGAGCTGCGATGCGCGCTTCTCGACCTTGTAGGCCACCTCCCGCGGCGAGGCCTCGCGGTCTCCGATCGCCAGCCGGCTGATCTCGCTGGCCGCGTTGAGGTACGCTTCGAGCAGCGTCGGCGAGAGCATCTGCACGTCGGCGATGTTGTCGAAGTTGGCGCTCTTGGTGTCCAGAGGAAGGTACTCGCCGGCGTCGATGTCGAGGCCGAGCAGGTCCTTCACCGACTGCGCGTATTCCGCCCGGTTGAGGCGCTGGAAGGTGCGCCCCCCGGGGTTGGGGTTGCGGCGCGCGGCATCGTCTATGGTGTTTTCGAGCGTCTCGGCCAGGGCCAGCAGGGTGTCGCCGGCGGGACGGGGCATGCCGGGCGGGGGCATCATGCCGGCACGCAGCTTGCGGATCATGCGCTCGGCCGTCTCGGCCCTCTGCGCGGCCGCCTCAACCTGGAAGCCGGACAGGGTCATGTTGCCGGTCAGGAGCGCGTCGTTATGGCAGACCTGGCAGTACCGGGCCACAACCTCGGTGAGGGTGGCGGCGGGGAGGTCGGAGTCGGCGGCCGCGTGGTCCGCGGGTGGTGCCGGAGCGGGAGGGGCGTCCGTGAACAAGCCGCTTCCGCTCGCCCCGATCATCAGGGCGACGCCCAGGACGGCCGTGGCGCCAGAGAGTGCATTCATTCCGTGGCCTCCGGATCGCGGACATGCGCCACCAGGCCGGCCCGCCCGGACGACGCAAACCACCCAGTCGGACCGGCCTGATCTCGCAGGTCGGAGATGCAGACAATTTCCTACGACTAACATAGGTTTCCACAGACGGGTTCGCCACCATGCGCGGGCCGGAAAACAGAGAGGCGGGTGCAGGATGTTCAACCAATTCGTTCGCAGGTCGTGCGCGTGTGCGCTTCTCCTCGTTTCGTGCCTCAACCCGCCCCTGGAGCCCCAGCCGTTGACGGTCACCCTCACCGCGAGCCAGGAGAGCGCGGCCGTGGGCCAGGAGATCCGTTTCCGCTACGAGTCGCGGGGCACCAACCTGTCGCAGACCGTGGTCGAATACGGCACGGGCGACACGGAGACCATCCCGTTCATCTACACCGGCGGCGCGCCCGTCAACATCAACTCGCAGGCCGGCCACTTCGACTACGCCTACGAGGAGCCGGGCACCTACGTAGCGCGCGCGACGGTGTCCACGGTCGCGGGAGACTCGCAATCAGCCACGGTGACGGTTCAGATCAGCGGCCCGTGACGCGCAGCCGCCCTCATACGTCCCCTGGCCCGCGCTGCCGGGCCCGGGGGGACTTGCTCGTCGCGGCCTTCGTGACGGCCATGGCCCTGTCGGGAAGCGCCGCGGAGGCGGTCGCCCAGTGGGTCGAGCCGCCCGGCCGAGGCTGGATGGACGTCTCGGTGTTTCACCTGG
This genomic stretch from Gammaproteobacteria bacterium harbors:
- a CDS encoding ankyrin repeat domain-containing protein, translated to MDTRRPGALVAALVLALLVSAATPPDSPVADAAMRGDQGSVRALLQQGADVNAAQGDGMTALHWAADRGDLEMARMLVYAGAGLEAVTRMAEYTPLHLASRAGHGAVVRALLEAGSDPAAPTGSGGATALHLAAAAGDAEAVAALIEHGADVDAREQRAEQTPLIFAAAQNRVEAIRALIAGGADPSLATTVVDMVELEESLRGGEQDRVRQQINAQLAARAAQEQKEEGEEEEKPAEAPKPLSMGQQVGHMGGMTALLHAARQGHAGAVEALLDAGSDIDQVSADGTTPIFIAALNGHFDMALALLERGADPNLANHAGGTPLFATINQQWIPKTGYAQPNVHLQQHATHMEVMEALLRAGADPNTRLSKRLWFTQYGGSILSVNMIGATPFWRASYAADVAAMRLLVAYGADHRVPTQRPPPRRRIAWDEDPGADKSGIPAVPVGGPGIYPIHAASGVGYGQGFAANAHRHAPDGWMPAMRYLVDELGADVNVRDHDAYNALHHAASRGDTEMIRFLVERGADVMAISRIGQTTADMANGPYQRTTPYPDAIALLESFGSLNNNNCQSC
- a CDS encoding DUF1552 domain-containing protein → MNFLTGKHIHRRTFLRGMGGSLALPLLDAMVPAGAGWARASANLEKTRFIAVEIVHGASGCTEWGATQNLWSPAKTGRDFDLSPTAMKSLAPFQDYLTIVSNTDVRMADAYTSPEIGGDHFRSSATFLTQAHAKQTEGSDVFVGTSMDQLFAQRFGQETPIPSMQLCIENVDQAGGCAYGYACVYTDTLSWASPTEPLPMIRDPRVAFDMLFGAGGTPEARAERRQANRSILDWIAGEVAELRMVLAGEDRVRLEQYLDNVRELERRIQMIEEQNASGQERALPEAPAGVPDSFTEHLQLMFDLQVLAFQTDMTRVFTLKLSRDATNRVYPESGLDLPFHPTSHHGNNHEEILKFQQFNEFFTGQMLYLLEKMDESMDGDASLLDRSMVLYGSPMGDPNVHNHRRVPMFLAGKANGQLEGNLHLHAPDDTPMANVMLTMLHKLGLDDLEDFGDSTGEFALSLPAVAAADASSSSR
- a CDS encoding DUF1592 domain-containing protein, which encodes MKNVTTVGLLGLISVVLGTFGDLDTVTDTGVSPGRAALDGASHAPVADFAHTSIAPATLTAVVQRYCQVCHNDALLTGNLSLAGFDVEQAPSRPETAEKMILKLRAGMMPPPGMPRPAGDTLVALVEELEARMDAAAREAPNPGGRTFQRLNQAEYARSIEDLLNLRIDAGDYLPPDTKSANFDNISEAQLLSPTLLDAYMNAANQISRLAIGNPGAQPAERTYTVSGYVSQSERVPGAPYGTRGGVSVVHHFPADGTYQFRIVFEHTTTGEGFFGQIARFEQLEVSINGERVALLDVDQWMHISDPEGISMRTDPVFVRAGPQRVTAAFVKRTEGPVEDLMSPHEWSLADRHTGISGYGLTLLPHLRDLVIGGPIDASGVSETPSRQRIFTCRPELAQESESCARSILTELAGKAYRRPLLERDIAPLMAFYRTGEAEGGFEAGIGAALTAILASPHFVFRMEEAPADIQPGETFRIGDVDLASRLSFFLWGTPPDDELMALAREGALSRDQVLEAQVRRMLADPRAASLGPRFAGQWLRLQDLELVRPDQFWFPDYDQQLADAMLRETELFFNHLVEADRSVLDLYDADYTFVNERLARHYGIPRVLGSQFRQVAYPGAERRGVLGHGSILTLTSVANRTSPVLRGKWVMEVLLGTPPPPPPPGIPDLEETEDSEGGRMLTTRERMEKHRANPACNACHQFMDPIGLALDNYDVTGKWRIREHGMPLDTRGTFYDGSTVASPDDLREALLRRPEPLIRTFTANLMTYALGRRTEYYDQPAIRAIVAEAAEEEYRMSSFIAGVVKSDAFRSKRVPEALAESAPQPPDR
- a CDS encoding DUF1592 domain-containing protein encodes the protein MNALSGATAVLGVALMIGASGSGLFTDAPPAPAPPADHAAADSDLPAATLTEVVARYCQVCHNDALLTGNMTLSGFQVEAAAQRAETAERMIRKLRAGMMPPPGMPRPAGDTLLALAETLENTIDDAARRNPNPGGRTFQRLNRAEYAQSVKDLLGLDIDAGEYLPLDTKSANFDNIADVQMLSPTLLEAYLNAASEISRLAIGDREASPREVAYKVEKRASQLVHVEGTPYGSRGGIAINHTFPADGEYVFWMQFHGVGGRATGEKIEVSFDGERVALLDVNLRGGTENEQQGREMVTDPIFVRAGPRSVSASFVRTFEGPVEEVRAPLGRAVNSGWPDLALTTVPHLREFAVRGPNNVTGVSETPSRQKIFSCRPTSPEEAPTCARSIFSRLATDAYRRPATESDIADLMAFYEIGADEGGFERGIRFALQALLASPHFVFRFEEPPSGTRAGEQYELDGAAVASRLSFFLWGSPPDDELMEAARRGRLDDEDELERQVQRMLADPRSEALSTRFASQWLRLQDLDKVAPDIYTFPYFDLTLSDAMRRETELFFQNLVQEDRSLLEILTADYTFVNERLAAHYGIPDVAGNSFRRVAYPDDRRSGLLGQGSILMLTSMANRTSPVLRGKWVMEVLLDSPPPPPPPDVPALEATEGTEEGKVLTTRERMEKHRASPVCQACHQFMDPIGLALDNFDVTGEWRVREYGMPLDTRGTFYDGTTVASPGDLRDVLLKRPIPIVRAFAKNLMAYALGRRVMHYDQPAIREITREAEANDYRMSSFILGVVQSDAFSMKRTDALLTEETSSN